GCAATATAGGCGGAGCTTATATAACCTTGAGAAAGCTCAAAGAAGCAATTAACTATCTCAAAGAGGCTTTGGAAATGGGAGACAAACTCTATCTTGGTAAGCCTCATCCCGGTACTACGACTTGCTTAAATAATTTAGGTGAAGTTTATAGGGCCTTAGGAAAGCCAAAACAAGCGATTGATTATATCGAACAAGCTTTAAAAATGGACCAGAAGATCTATAGCGGTAAACCCCACATCAAAATTGCCCTCCGCTTAAACAATCTAGGCTTAGCTTATGTGCCTTTAGGGCAGCCAAAAAAGGCACTTGAATACCACAAAAAGTCTTTAGTAATGGCCTACGCGATCTATGGAGATAAGACTCCCCACCACCATACTGCCATCTTCTTGTGCAACCTAGGCTTAGCCTATGGAGTCTTGGAAAAGACACAAAAAGCCGCTGACCATCTTAGTAGGTCTCATAATATGTTCATGGAGCTTTATGGACCTCAACACCCGCATACTAAATTGGTAACACTTGAACTATCCAAAGTTAATAAGGAGCTCAGCGCACCAATCTTGTCGAGATGCAAGTAAAATGACACTTGGGAGCGGGAGGGGTTTAGTCTCCTACCCTTGAAAAGGCTAGCGAAGAGATTCGATCTCTTCACTTGAAAGTCCAGTCGCTTCAGAAATCTGATTTACTGGAAGGCCCTGTTTAAGCAAAGCTTGGGCGATTTCTCGATCTCTTTCTTGCCGCCCTGCCTTTCTTTCAGAGGATAAGACTGCCAAATGGTCTCTATGCTCATTAACGCTGGCTTCATAGGCCTTTCTTGTAACTGGGTCGGATGAAAGCCTCTCTAGCCTTTCAAGTGCTCTTTGAAAAACGGGGTCTTGTTTTAAGGCGTGTGCTTCTTTTTCCTTTATTAAAGACGCATTTTTAAGGAGGTAAAACCATTTTTCTTTATAGGTCTTGAGTTCTTCTAAAGGTCTATCCTTAAATTTTTTGAGATCAACCAATGTCGCCTTCCATTGGTTAAAAAGATGTTCATTAGAGGAAGAGACTTCGGGCTTAAATCGATAGGTTTCTACCACTTTCTCATTATTCAAAATACCATTTTTTTCTCGTTCACTTCGGTGAAAGTCAATAATTGCTACAATGTGAACCTTGGGAAGGTCTTGCCAGCCTATTAGCTTTTTTTGCTTCTTTTTCTGTTCAGTTTCTGTTGCTTGTTGGTGATAATGGTAATCTATCTGCTCTGTATAATCCTTTCCTAAGTAATAAAGAAGCCTTTTATCAAACCCTTCGTGGTTATAAGTTTGCATTTCAATGATGTATCGCTCCCCTCCCCTGGTTTTTACCGATAGATCCACGAAAGTTGAGGGTCTGCCAACTTCAACCCGCATCTTTCTAGGGTCTAAAAACTCTTCAATCTCAATGAGATCGTCCCCTTCAAACCCTAAGACAGAATTGATAAAGCTTTCTAAAAGTTCTTTACTACTTTTATCGCCAAAAAAATCTTTAAAAACGACATCGACTTTGATATCCAATAAGTCTATCATACTCACAAAACTCCATTGCACGCTATTTTATCATGAAAGAACCAATCTGTATACCCTAACTTTTATCCTCAAGATACTGAACATCCTATAATTTTATTTGTTTTTTTTAGCTATCTGATAAAAAAATGGTTAAGCTTTTTCAAGCCTTTAGAGAAACAAAGCTCGAGAGTTCAACTATGCAAAAACACTCAGAAAAAACTCTTTGCAATAAATCTATTTTTGAGCAATTATTTAACTGTATTTTTTTAAGAACTGTGAGGAAATTATGAGCTCCGGTTACTCATGTAGATCTTTAGATGGAAAGATGGTCTCCTTTTTAACCTCTTAATTATGAAAGGTTTTTTCTTACCCACGTGGCAAGCCACGGGGAAAAAAGCAAGTTCTATGTAACTTTAAACCACCTTGAGTAAGCATTTATAGCTTGGGTTTGCGGCCGTTAAAAGCTTTTCATATTGTTCAAGTGAAATCCTGATCTTTCCTTTCTCGTATTGCGCATATGAGTTAGGAAATTTGGATCCTAGGCGCTTTGCTGTCTCTCTTACAGTCGATTGGCTTTTCTCCCTTTGCCTTATAAGCGAGAGAGCTAGTAAAAGCCTTTTTTTCGAAGAGCTTATACCAATGACTCCTTTTTTATAGACATTCACGCAAACATCAACAGCTTTTGCATCTTTTTTTGTAAAATAATAATCAGTCAACTCTAAAATTAGCTCCTCAAGCATTTTTAGGGTCTCTTCTTTTGTTTCTCCTTGGGTCATAAGATCCAAAGAGGGAACCTCGACTAACCAAGCACCTGTACTTTTCCAGATTTTTCCTTCAAATTCCATACGTTACTTTACCCCTCCCTTGGGTTATTTTCTGCCTTTCTTAAAATTTTTCTTGAAAGAATCTCATTAATTTCAGGATGCCTTGGAACTGGCTCGGCAACCTTTCCATTTGTCCATATATCATGATTGCTCCCATGCCGGTCAAGCCACCACCCACATTTCTTTAATCGCTTTTCGAGAGCTTTCTTCTTCATACCTTGCATTGTACATAAATATATGTACAAAGTCAATAGGTTTTCGAAAAATTAGTAATAAGCAATTGATTATTTATACCTTAGGAACTCTTTGCTGTGGGGTGAGCTCTTCAAGCCTAGCTTATGAACAAGACTCTATTTCAGTCATTACTTTATAAATAGTTGACCTTCCAATACTCAAATGGGCTGCAGAATTGAATTATGTAGAAACACACAGAAAAGGTTCTTTACAATAAATTTATTTTGAGCAATCATTCAACTGTATTTTTTTGAAAACTGTGAGAAAATTATGAGCTCTGATTACTCATGTAGATCTTTAGATGGAAAGATGATCTCCTTTAATCTCCAAAGCCAATCTGTCATCGGGCGCTATCAGACAGGCAAAGAAGTATACCCTGTCGATGCTAGCAGCCTAGAAGAGGTATCCAAATATATCTCTAGAGGATATACCCCCACATTAAAGAACAGAAAATTTGTTTGGGTTCAACCTTCAAATAATAACGCATCGACCAGCCAATCAAGCACCAGTAGCTCTTCTAGTGCCGCTTCAACCTCGAGTCATCACTCAAGCTTATCAATACAAGGAGCCACAAAGAGCCCAAAACCTTTCACCCGTTTAGAGATAGGTAGCTATTCTAATAGCACTGAGACCTATAAATTTTTCCAGGTCGATCAAAAAATTGTAGCCAAAATCTATAAAGGTCAAATTTTTATGGGAACTTTTTGTGTAGATAAGGGATACAAAAATATAAAGTCTTTGCCTGCAGATTCTCAAGATAGCCCTAAAAAGATAATCGACTGGCTTCTCAGCCAGGGTTATTTTCCTGAGCTTAGAAATCAATCAGTCATTTTTAAGGTTAAGCTTTGGACAAAAGCTCACCCCAGAAGAGACAGCCCAACTATTGGACTCCGAAGCAAGCGCTCTAACTCCTCCCCATCCATTCGCAGAAAAACAAAGCTATGGGCTAATAGCTCACCGCCCTCATATTTGCAGCAAAAGTTTAAAGGTCAACTCTCTAAGACCTCCTCTTCTCCCTTTCTTAACTACCGTGCTAAAGACTCCTTGTCGAGCTCTTCATCTTCAGATAGAACTGGAAAAATCTATCTTAATTTTGAGGAAGCATTTGAAAAAAAGGACTATAAAAGTCAGGTGCGTTATCTTGAGCAGCTTGGAAACATAAGTCTTAAAAAAAAAGACTTTACAGAAGCTGCTCACCTTTTCAATGGAGCGCTTGCCGTTGCTGAAAAATACCTTAGTAATGCTAAAAACCCCCTGTTGTTGAAGCTTGAAAAAATCGAATTTAACTTATTGAAAGATGCCCCATTCTCTCGTCTCAACCAGTATAAAAAAGGGTCAATTGCAATTGCTAGGGAAAATTTAGTCAAAATAAGACAATCCGTTGCCGATAAGCTCAAAAAAAAGGAGGCGATTCAAGTTATTCAAAGGTATTTAACAGAGGCATATCAAGACATAATCCGATCTTTTTTTAAAGAGGGATTTAAACTTTTTGGCGAGCCTCATAATTCTTTTTCTATCATTGCTCTTGGTTCTATGAGTCGTCAAGAAATGTGCCCTTATTCAGATGCGGAATTTGCCATTTTGTTCGATGAAAATGCTCCCCATATGCGAAACTATTTTCGAAGTATCAGTCGCTTTCTGGAAGTGCGTTTTATCAATCTTGGAGAAACAAAATGGGATGTTATCCGCCCTAAAAGGCAAAAGAATGGTAGCATGCGAGAAGCGATTAGCCTTGTTCCTGGAGGCTTTAGCATGGATATTGGGGGGCTGTCACCAATAGGAAAAAAGGGTGTGTATGAACTCATCGGAACCCCTCAAGAGCTCGGCCTTTTTCAAAGCCCTGGATGGCTTCGGATGCATGATGGAGAAATCATCCTTGTAAATGCAATGGCAACAACAAGTCACATTATGGGGGATAAAGCCCTTACGAAAAAGTACCACGCAGTAGTGAAAAAGTGGTTGGACCAGCCCATACGTCAGTGTTCTAGGGAACAGATAGGTCGCATGGCCTCAAAAACCAAAGCATCAACGACCCAAATTCCCCAATATTTTAACAAAAAGCAGTTTCAAGAAGTCCTTTCAAAGACTAAAGCCCAAACGATAAAAATCAAAGAAGCAACCCCCCAATATTTTACAAAAGAACGCTTGAATGGCGCCCTGTCTAAAACAAAACAAGCAGCACAAAGATTTCGAGAGGTCGCTCCTCAATACCTTAACCGCCAAAAAGCAAAAGAATTTTTTAACAAAACCAAAGAAGCAACTCAGTTGATACGTAAACACACTCCTGAATATATAAATCGAGAAAAAATCAGTTTAGCTTTTAATAAAACCAAAGGGGCTGCCCAATTACTGGGCTACCGGATTTTGTTAAACGATCCAATAAGAACAGAAAGAGCAATAAGCCTTCTCAGAGGACACTTAGAAGAGTTTAAACCTTACCTTGAAGCAGAAAGGATCGATATGCGTGCTTTTAACGTGAAAAAAGATTTCTATCGTCCCGTGCA
This genomic interval from Candidatus Neptunochlamydia vexilliferae contains the following:
- a CDS encoding type II toxin-antitoxin system HicB family antitoxin — its product is MEFEGKIWKSTGAWLVEVPSLDLMTQGETKEETLKMLEELILELTDYYFTKKDAKAVDVCVNVYKKGVIGISSSKKRLLLALSLIRQREKSQSTVRETAKRLGSKFPNSYAQYEKGKIRISLEQYEKLLTAANPSYKCLLKVV
- a CDS encoding Rpn family recombination-promoting nuclease/putative transposase — protein: MIDLLDIKVDVVFKDFFGDKSSKELLESFINSVLGFEGDDLIEIEEFLDPRKMRVEVGRPSTFVDLSVKTRGGERYIIEMQTYNHEGFDKRLLYYLGKDYTEQIDYHYHQQATETEQKKKQKKLIGWQDLPKVHIVAIIDFHRSEREKNGILNNEKVVETYRFKPEVSSSNEHLFNQWKATLVDLKKFKDRPLEELKTYKEKWFYLLKNASLIKEKEAHALKQDPVFQRALERLERLSSDPVTRKAYEASVNEHRDHLAVLSSERKAGRQERDREIAQALLKQGLPVNQISEATGLSSEEIESLR
- a CDS encoding type II toxin-antitoxin system HicA family toxin: MKKKALEKRLKKCGWWLDRHGSNHDIWTNGKVAEPVPRHPEINEILSRKILRKAENNPREG